A genomic region of Trifolium pratense cultivar HEN17-A07 linkage group LG3, ARS_RC_1.1, whole genome shotgun sequence contains the following coding sequences:
- the LOC123916269 gene encoding probable cysteine desulfurase isoform X2, translating to MMRSLILRLEDENLFMLITLLLAEVFVTMKISSSIIFFLSMLFWTGNTHTCDSYVGSRTTKMLHEATEYIKKCLGGGEDDAIIFCGSGTTAAIKRLQEVMGIAVPSILRERMLRFLSKEERWVVFVGPHEHHSNLLSWRQSLAEVVEIGLDDKGLLDMEALKLRLEAYKDTNRPLLGSFSACSNVTGIYSDTRDIAKLFHRYKGYACFDFAASGPYVEIDIRSGDIDGYDAVFLSPHKFLGGPDSPGVLLMNKALYRLGSSPPSTCGGGTVTYVNAFNEKDTLYMENIEDRENGGTPPIIQIVRAALAFWVKEYIGYKEIEKREQLYINKALKRLVSNPNIKILGNLNAKRQAILSFLVYSTTNSCSSTERGNVSSQENEGELNLWQEMGNQRGKPLHGPFVAALLNDLFGIQARGGCACAGPYGHDLLNINKSQSLAIRSSVQEGYIGVKPGWTRVSFPYYMSEEDFEYILSAIEFVAVYGQRFFPLYSFNLRNGSWRMKTDKFEALNNEDNCKIPNNLVGRNLEEVNIDVAKYIASSLPKFPPEGILQEGMDPKILYFRV from the exons ATGATGCGGAGTTTGATTCTTCGTTTGGAAGACGAAAACTTGTTTATGCTGATCACACTGCTTCTGGCCGAAGTCTTCGTTACAATGAAAATTTCATCATCAATCATCTTCTTCCTTTCTATG TTATTTTGGACAGGTAATACTCATACTTGCGATAGTTATGTGGGAAGTAGGACAACAAAAATGCTACACGAAGCGACTGAGTACATTAAGAAATGCTTAGGCGGTGGCGAAGATGATGCAATCATCTTTTGTGGCTCAGGCACAACTGCAGCCATCAAGAGGCTTCAAGAAGTAATGGGAATTGCAGTGCCTTCTATTTTAAGGGAAAGAATGTTGAGGTTTCTTAGCAAAGAAGAAAGATGGGTGGTTTTTGTAGGACCACATGAGCATCATTCAAATCTCCTTTCTTGGAGGCAGAGTTTGGCTGAGGTTGTAGAGATTGGTCTAGATGATAAAGGGCTGCTCGACATGGAAGCTCTAAAGCTACGACTTGAAGCCTATAAAGATACGAATCGACCCTTGTTGGGATCTTTCTCAGCTTGTAGTAATGTCACGGGTATCTATTCAGATACGCGTGATATTGCTAAGCTTTTTCACCGATATAAAGGCTATGCATGTTTTGATTTTGCAGCAAG TGGTCCGTATGTGGAGATTGATATCAGATCAGGGGATATCGATGGATATGATGCTGTGTTCCTTAGTCCACATAAGTTTCTCGGTGGTCCTGACTCTCCAGGAGTGCTTTTGATGAACAAGGCCTTATATCGGTTGGGATCTTCGCCTCCATCTACTTGTGGAGGCGGAACTGTCACTTATGTTAATGCCTTCAATGAAAAG GACACATTATACATGGAGAACATAGAAGATAGGGAAAATGGGGGCACACCTCCAATAATCCAAATAGTGAGAGCAGCATTAGCATTTTGGGTAAAAGAATACATTGGctacaaagagattgaaaaaagAGAACAACTATACATCAACAAAGCACTTAAAAGACTTGTCTCCAATCCCAACATTAAGATTTTGGGAAACTTGAATGCCAAGCGACAAGCTATATTGTCATTTCTCGTATATTCTACCACCAATTCTTGTTCGTCGACTGAACGAGGAAATGTTAGTAGCCAAGAAAATGAAGGAGAACTTAATCTGTGGCAAGAAATGGGGAACCAAAGAGGTAAACCACTTCATGGCCCTTTTGTTGCAGCATTGCTCAATGACCTTTTTGGCATTCAAGCTAGAGGTGGATGTGCTTGTGCTGGACCTTATGGACATGACTTACTCAACATCAATAAATCTCAATCACTTGCTATTAGATCATCAGTTCAAGAG GGGTATATTGGAGTGAAACCTGGATGGACGCGAGTTAGTTTTCCTTATTACATGAGTGAAGAGGATTTTGAGTACATTCTAAGTGCAATAGAGTTTGTAGCTGTATATGGCCAAAGGTTCTTTCCTCTATACAGCTTCAATTTAAGGAATGGAAGTTGGAGAATGAAGACAGATAAATTTGAGGCATTAAACAATGAAGACAATTGCAAGATTCCTAATAATTTAGTGGGAAGAAATCTAGAAGAAGTAAACATTGATGTGGCCAAATATATTGCTAGTAGTCTCCCTAAGTTCCCTCCTGAGGGTATATTGCAGGAAGGCATGGATCCAAAAATTCTCtattttagagtttga
- the LOC123916269 gene encoding uncharacterized protein LOC123916269 isoform X1, with product MFHYINNIIHHYIQFFIMELEQPLLVDIIHMLAQSQNIKAKIEVSVPLSKTNSILETSHDFCYHPESFKKLVEMDLPCNESVEEKLSWLRSQIVGNDAEFDSSFGRRKLVYADHTASGRSLRYNENFIINHLLPFYGNTHTCDSYVGSRTTKMLHEATEYIKKCLGGGEDDAIIFCGSGTTAAIKRLQEVMGIAVPSILRERMLRFLSKEERWVVFVGPHEHHSNLLSWRQSLAEVVEIGLDDKGLLDMEALKLRLEAYKDTNRPLLGSFSACSNVTGIYSDTRDIAKLFHRYKGYACFDFAASGPYVEIDIRSGDIDGYDAVFLSPHKFLGGPDSPGVLLMNKALYRLGSSPPSTCGGGTVTYVNAFNEKDTLYMENIEDRENGGTPPIIQIVRAALAFWVKEYIGYKEIEKREQLYINKALKRLVSNPNIKILGNLNAKRQAILSFLVYSTTNSCSSTERGNVSSQENEGELNLWQEMGNQRGKPLHGPFVAALLNDLFGIQARGGCACAGPYGHDLLNINKSQSLAIRSSVQEGYIGVKPGWTRVSFPYYMSEEDFEYILSAIEFVAVYGQRFFPLYSFNLRNGSWRMKTDKFEALNNEDNCKIPNNLVGRNLEEVNIDVAKYIASSLPKFPPEGILQEGMDPKILYFRV from the exons ATGTTTCATTACATTAACAATATCATACATcattatattcaattttttattatggaACTAGAGCAACCATTGTTAGTAGATATCATACATATGTTAGCTCAAAGTCAGAACATTAAGGCCAAAATTGAGGTTTCTGTACCTTTATCTAAAACAAACAGCATTTTAGAAACATCTCATGACTTTTGCTACCATCCTGAGTCCTTTAAGAAACTTGTGGAAATGGATTTGCCTTGTAATGAATCTGTGGAGGAAAAACTTTCTTGGTTGCGGTCTCAAATCGTAGGTAATGATGCGGAGTTTGATTCTTCGTTTGGAAGACGAAAACTTGTTTATGCTGATCACACTGCTTCTGGCCGAAGTCTTCGTTACAATGAAAATTTCATCATCAATCATCTTCTTCCTTTCTATG GTAATACTCATACTTGCGATAGTTATGTGGGAAGTAGGACAACAAAAATGCTACACGAAGCGACTGAGTACATTAAGAAATGCTTAGGCGGTGGCGAAGATGATGCAATCATCTTTTGTGGCTCAGGCACAACTGCAGCCATCAAGAGGCTTCAAGAAGTAATGGGAATTGCAGTGCCTTCTATTTTAAGGGAAAGAATGTTGAGGTTTCTTAGCAAAGAAGAAAGATGGGTGGTTTTTGTAGGACCACATGAGCATCATTCAAATCTCCTTTCTTGGAGGCAGAGTTTGGCTGAGGTTGTAGAGATTGGTCTAGATGATAAAGGGCTGCTCGACATGGAAGCTCTAAAGCTACGACTTGAAGCCTATAAAGATACGAATCGACCCTTGTTGGGATCTTTCTCAGCTTGTAGTAATGTCACGGGTATCTATTCAGATACGCGTGATATTGCTAAGCTTTTTCACCGATATAAAGGCTATGCATGTTTTGATTTTGCAGCAAG TGGTCCGTATGTGGAGATTGATATCAGATCAGGGGATATCGATGGATATGATGCTGTGTTCCTTAGTCCACATAAGTTTCTCGGTGGTCCTGACTCTCCAGGAGTGCTTTTGATGAACAAGGCCTTATATCGGTTGGGATCTTCGCCTCCATCTACTTGTGGAGGCGGAACTGTCACTTATGTTAATGCCTTCAATGAAAAG GACACATTATACATGGAGAACATAGAAGATAGGGAAAATGGGGGCACACCTCCAATAATCCAAATAGTGAGAGCAGCATTAGCATTTTGGGTAAAAGAATACATTGGctacaaagagattgaaaaaagAGAACAACTATACATCAACAAAGCACTTAAAAGACTTGTCTCCAATCCCAACATTAAGATTTTGGGAAACTTGAATGCCAAGCGACAAGCTATATTGTCATTTCTCGTATATTCTACCACCAATTCTTGTTCGTCGACTGAACGAGGAAATGTTAGTAGCCAAGAAAATGAAGGAGAACTTAATCTGTGGCAAGAAATGGGGAACCAAAGAGGTAAACCACTTCATGGCCCTTTTGTTGCAGCATTGCTCAATGACCTTTTTGGCATTCAAGCTAGAGGTGGATGTGCTTGTGCTGGACCTTATGGACATGACTTACTCAACATCAATAAATCTCAATCACTTGCTATTAGATCATCAGTTCAAGAG GGGTATATTGGAGTGAAACCTGGATGGACGCGAGTTAGTTTTCCTTATTACATGAGTGAAGAGGATTTTGAGTACATTCTAAGTGCAATAGAGTTTGTAGCTGTATATGGCCAAAGGTTCTTTCCTCTATACAGCTTCAATTTAAGGAATGGAAGTTGGAGAATGAAGACAGATAAATTTGAGGCATTAAACAATGAAGACAATTGCAAGATTCCTAATAATTTAGTGGGAAGAAATCTAGAAGAAGTAAACATTGATGTGGCCAAATATATTGCTAGTAGTCTCCCTAAGTTCCCTCCTGAGGGTATATTGCAGGAAGGCATGGATCCAAAAATTCTCtattttagagtttga
- the LOC123915772 gene encoding phosphatidylinositol 4-kinase beta 1-like, translated as MVRLLGFAVGYAEEPREIESKSNLTSDSSENGWLIRFFDSSFFCEWIAVSYLYKHDHAGVRDYLCNRMYTLPLQGLESYLFQICYMTIHKPSPSLDKFVIDMCSKSLKIALKVHWFLMAELEDSDDNDGISRIQEKCQMAATLMGEWPPLIRPHTEPPSPGGKSQVLNRLLSSKNRLLSLTTSPPKSLSFSSSPGNNLQDDGNPLSPDENRIFKKFMPSPKVRDALLFRKSADKDDGDSEKDGFFKRLLRDSKGDDELGQKIRDAFHFRKSSEKDALDSEKENFFKRFLRDSKDSTRGDDDDSEKDGFFQRILRDSRSEDEDVTSSSEGFFKKLFRDSKNDPEDRISTKTVEDEEKNGLFRKFFREKFEDRKDGRDRNDNRNVANSEENCSKPDEEDEKDGFFRKFFKDKFEDKKDTKDKIEEGTANGEEEEPSEVSLFKRLFRVHPEDDQSSPANENSNNGGLFQSSPGTENFFRKLFKDRDRSIEDSELLGSKRQKEKHPGTPKQHSEKSSTKPPLPINPTQFRKGAYHDSLEFVQSLCDTSYGLVDVFPIEDRKSALQESLREINIHVKEVQNTGGVCFPLGKGMYRVLHMPVDEAILLNSREKAPYMICIEVLRCEMPSNFKEASSSQKLSQGGIPLANGDAFLQKPPPWAYPLWSAQEVYRNSNDRMSRSTAQAIDQAMTHVSEPKIKLVSLNLSVETRYNGQEGAEHDSDLEWVRVVLTADPGVRLEDIEDQAPPRKKEHRRVPSTVAMEEVKAAAAKGEAPLGLPLKGAGQDSSDAQPRANGITPKASDALSGELWEAKKDRVCKASIYGKLPGWDLRSIIVKSGDDCRQEHLAVQLISHFYDIFQEAGLPLWLRPYEVLCTSSYTALIETIPDTASLHSIKSRYPNISSLREFFNAKYEENSPSFKLAQRNFVESMAGYSLVCYFLQVKDRHNGNLLLDEEGHIIHIDFGFMLSNSPGGVNFESAPFKLTRELLEVMDSDAEGLPSEFFDYFKVLCIQGFLTCRKHAERIILLVEMLQDSGFPCFKGGVRTIQNLRKRFHLNLTEEQCVSLVLSLISSSLDAWRTRQYDYYQRVLNGIL; from the exons ATGGTGAGGCTTTTAGGGTTCGCTGTTGGTTATGCAGAAGAACCCCGTGAAATTGAGTCAAAGTCAAACCTGACTAGTGACTCTAGTGAAAATGGTTGGCTTATTAGGTTCTTTGATTCTTCGTTTTTCTGTGAATGGATTGCTGTGAGTTACTTGTACAAGCATGATCATGCTGGGGTGCGTGATTATCTTTGTAATAGAATGTATACTCTACCCTTGCAAGGGCTTGAGAGttatttgtttcaaatatgTTACATGACGATACATAAGCCTAGTCCATCGTTGGATAAGTTTGTCATTGATATGTGCTCGAAGTCGCTTAAGATTGCTTTGAAGGTGCATTGGTTCTTAATGGCAGAgctggaggactctgatgataATGATGGGATTAGTAGGATTCAAGAGAAGTGTCAGATGGCAGCCACCTTGATGGGTGAGTGGCCGCCTTTGATACGGCCTCATACTGAACCTCCGAGTCCTGGAGGCAAGAGCCAAGTTTTGAATAGGTTACTTTCATCTAAAAATCGTCTGTTGTCATTAACAACCTCACCGCCGAAGTCTTTGTCATTTTCTTCTTCGCCGGGAAATAATTTGCAAGACGATGGCAATCCCCTGTCTCCTGATGAGAACAGGATATTTAAGAAGTTTATGCCAAGTCCAAAGGTTAGAGATGCTTTGCTTTTTAGAAAGTCAGCGGACAAAGATGACGGCGATTCTGAAAAGGATGGGTTTTTTAAGAGGCTTTTAAGAGATAGCAAAGGTGATGATGAACTTGGCCAAAAAATTCGTGATGCGTTTCATTTTCGGAAGTCATCCGAGAAAGATGCCTTAGACTCTGAGAAAGAAAACTTCTTTAAAAGGTTCTTAAGAGACAGTAAGGACAGTACTAGaggtgatgatgatgactcTGAAAAGGACGGTTTCTTTCAAAGGATCTTAAGGGACAGTAGAAGCGAAGACGAAGATGTGACCTCAAGTTCAGAAGGGTTTTTTAAGAAGTTGTTTCGGGATAGTAAGAATGATCCGGAAGACAGAATAAGTACAAAAACAGTGGAAGATGAAGAGAAGAACGGACTTTTCCGAAAGTTTTTCCGGGAGAAATTTGAAGATAGGAAGGATGGGCGTGATAGAAATGACAATAGAAATGTTGCTAATTCTGAAGAGAATTGTTCAAAACCCGATGAAGAGGATGAAAAAGATGGGTTTTTCCGGAAATTCTTCAAGGATAAATTTGAGGACAAGAAAGACACaaaggataaaattgaagaGGGTACTGCCAATGGTGAGGAAGAAGAGCCTTCTGAGGTTTCCTTGTTCAAAAGACTATTCCGCGTACACCCTGAAGACGACCAAAGTAGTCCAGCCAATGAAAATAGCAATAATGGTGGTTTATTTCAAAGTAGTCCAGGTACAGAGAATTTTTTCCGTAAATTGTTCAAAGACCGTGACCGTTCAATTGAAGATTCAGAGCTATTGGGGTCAAAGCGACAGAAAGAG AAGCATCCTGGGACCCCAAAGCAGCACAGTGAAAAATCGAGCACAAAGCCCCCGTTACCAATCAATCCAACTCAGTTCCGGAAAGGGGCTTACCATGACTcattggagtttgtgcagtcaTTATGCGACACATCATATGGGTTAGTGGATGTATTTCCAATTGAAGATCGCAAAAGTGCTCTTCAAGAG TCGCTTAGAGAGATCAATATACATGTAAAAGAGGTTCAGAACACCGGTG GAGTCTGTTTTCCACTGGGAAAAGGCATGTACCGCGTGCTTCATATGCCAGTAGATGAAGCTATTCTGTTGAATTCTAGGGAGAAGGCACCTTATATGATCTGCATAGAAGTTTTGAGATGTGAAATGCCAAG TAATTTCAAGGAGGCATCCAGTTCTCAGAAGCTTTCTCAAGGTGGAATTCCTTTGGCAAATGGAGATGCTTTCTTGCAAAAACCACCCCCTTGGGCATATCCATTATGGTCAGCACAAGAGGTTTACCGTAATAGCAATGATAGGATGTCCAGATCGACTGCTCAGGCAATTGACCAGGCAATGACTCATGTATCTGAACCAAAAATCAAACTTGTTAGCCTGAATCTTTCAGTTGAAACACGATACAACGGTCAGGAAGGAGCAGAACATGACAGTGATTTGGAATGGGTACGAGTAGTATTGACAGCTGATCCTGGGGTTAGATTGGAAGATATCGAGGATCAAGCACCACCTCGGAAAAAGGAACATCGCCGTGTTCCAAGTACAGTGGCAATGGAAGAAGTGAAG GCTGCAGCAGCAAAAGGAGAAGCGCCTCTTGGACTCCCTTTGAAAGGTGCTGGCCAAGACTCATCAGATGCACAGCCGAGG GCTAATGGAATTACTCCCAAAGCCAGTGATGCCTTGTCTGGTGAACTTTGGGAGGCAAAGAAAGATAGGGTATGCAAGGCTTCCATATACGGAAAGTTACCTGGTTGGGACTTGCGATCG ATTATTGTAAAGAGTGGAGATGATTGCAGGCAAGAGCATCTTGCTGTTCAACTTATTTCTCATTTCTATG ATATTTTCCAAGAAGCTGGTCTACCCCTTTGGCTGCGCCCTTATGAAGTTCTGTGTACTTCTTCTTATACAGCTCTCATTGAAACAATTCCAGATACG GCTTCTCTACATTCAATCAAAAGTAGATATCCCAACATCTCAAGTTTACGTGAATTCTTCAATGctaaatatgaagaaaattctCCAAGTTTTAAACTTGCCCAG AGGAACTTTGTTGAGAGTATGGCAGGATATTCCCTGGTGTGCTACTTTCTGCAG GTGAAGGATAGGCATAATGGGAACCTCCTTTTGGACGAAGAAGGTCATATCATACATATTGACTTTGGCTTCATGCTTTCCAACTCACCTGGTGGGGTTAATTTTGAAAGTGCACCTTTTAAATTAACACGCGAACTTCTTGAG GTTATGGATTCTGATGCCGAGGGTCTGCCAAGCGAGTTCTTTGATTATTTTAAG